The Thermosipho melanesiensis BI429 sequence GGAAAATTAGTAAATATTGGTCCTTTTGTTATTACGCTTTCAGTTTTAATATATCCTGTAAGCTTTGGAATTTCAAATATCATTTTTGAAATTTACGGGGAAAAAATAATCAAAAAAGTTATTCTAATTGGGTTTATCGCTTCAATAATTTTGGCAATTTATTCTTTTATTGTTATCCTTTATCCACCTTCACAAATCTTCGATAAAAATGAATCTTATGTCACTGTTTTTAACAACACGCCAAGAATAATTTTAGCAAGTTTTTTGGCATACCTTTCTGCACAATTTTCAAACATTTGGATTTTTAAATTTTTAAAAAATTTAAAAGTAAATAATCTAACAATTAGAAATACAATTTCAATGATAATTACTCAATTTATAGATTCTGTAGTTTTTGTAGGTATTTCCTTTTTAGGAAATTATAGTTTTGATACAATAATAAGCATGAT is a genomic window containing:
- a CDS encoding queuosine precursor transporter, with the protein product MEKYYEKLMLLSSLFVSVIIISNIIAGKLVNIGPFVITLSVLIYPVSFGISNIIFEIYGEKIIKKVILIGFIASIILAIYSFIVILYPPSQIFDKNESYVTVFNNTPRIILASFLAYLSAQFSNIWIFKFLKNLKVNNLTIRNTISMIITQFIDSVVFVGISFLGNYSFDTIISMILSQYIIKLVISILNGPIINFSVKRIKNTLVYDK